The genomic stretch GGCTGCCGCCTCCAAACCCCACGTGGAGATCCGCCAGGACGGGGACCAGTTCTACATCAAAACTTCCACCACTGTCCGCACCACTGAGATCAACTTCAAAATCGGGGAGAGCTTTGAGGAGGAGACGGTGGATGGACGAAAGTGCAGGGTAGGAGGAGAGCtgggggcgtgtgtgtgtgtgtgtgtgtgttatcaAGTTCTTTTTAGATGGGACAAACACATCTGCTGCCGGTGTCCCCAGACAGTGGCATTGCTGCCCTCCAcccttttcttcccagaaacAGTCCTTGGGGGTTCTTGGTGGTCACCGCTCCTCTTGTCCCTTGTCTGACATTCTCCCTCTTGTAGGGTAAAACTGAAATCTGAAGGCAACAGAGCATGGCAGGTCCCATCCCAAGTACCTGCCTGCTGGCTCCTTGGCTGGCAGGGTTTTGTCCAGCTCtttttgcttccctctgccctgGAGGCCTGAGCTGCAGTGAAAGCTTGGCCCAACCTCTGGCCCTGATGGGAACATGGGGAACGGTGGAGCCAGGAGACCCTGAGAGTCAGGATTTAGTGCACAAACCTGACATAACTTTTGTCCTAAACTGAGTCAGCTGAGTTCACAAGCAGGACCGCAGACTGTTGTAGTTTGGGGCTGAAATCCTCTTTCATTCCCTTGCAAGTGCATATCTCCAGTTTGCTGATCAGATAAGTCTTTAACAGTGTAAGACAGACTTTCAGCTAGTGTTATACCAGCCGTAATTACACCATCTCCTTGTGCAGAAGTGCATTAGAGGGCGTTCACTGGAGTGTTTTGGGCTTGATTCTGTGTGTGAGCCCCTGCTCCTCTACCTTTGTAACCACTTCTATGGCCGTGGAGGGGGCTTTAAGTCGGCAGCATCTGACACCAGCTTCTCGCTGGTGTAGATGAATGGGATCTGGGGTATTGGAGAATTGGGCTGTGATCATAGCTGTCTTTTGAAAAAAGTTATCAAAGACATGGGTTAGTTATCCTTTCCTCAGGCACTTTAATCTCACACTTACAAGAGAAGTATATATAAAACACTTATAAAAGAAGTATGAATAAAGAGTATCAGAATGTAGTCCGAAATGagaatacagttttaaaagtatCCTATGATGGTGAAATAATCTACTTTCCAAAATGTGATCTCTGCTAATTCTTGGGTCAGCTTCTGAGACCATTTGCACCACAAAAAATTCAGAACTTACTATCTCCAGTGcaattgctgtgaatttaaatttaTGAAAACGGGAGGCAGATTCTGGGAGTCAGTGAACATTTAGAACATCCACTTGATCTCTAGGATGAGTTATCGTATATTTAACAGTTTGTTCAGGAAATGTTGCTGGCTTTGTTAATTTATCTTGTTTGGCAAAAGTAGTATTTTAGTGTCTTCATGCATAATGCATATACAATAAATGTGACCCACTTTCTAGAGAAGGATTTATTgctgcagatggaaaaataataattacggCTGTAAGCTATGAAAGTtggaaaaatctgaaagaaatgtgttttgtgaaGTAGTAAATTTTTTCCATGTGTTGTGGAATTATTTATAGTCCACTCTAAGGAGTAAGTTGTACTGCTGTGTGTATATAACCAAGATGTGGCCACAGAGCAGAAACTgacagataataaaataatacttCAGAATGTAATTTGCAATATTTGGCAAAATTGCTGACTGGTGGTAGATTTTGATACACTTTATGGGGTGGAGGGTTTTGTTCTGCCAACTAACTTGATTCATTGTTCATACAGACAAAGAACGAGTCATATGTAGTTGTACTGCAAGGCATAGCTTCTGTAAGTGCCATTTGAGATGGCTTGTTGGCTTAAAAAACctattgttttgaaaaaatatttataaagtaaacagctaattttaaatcaaagtaaagtttttttcccttggaaaatctGGGAAGTGTTAATTTGAATTtatgcacacatatgcacacacacacatgtatatgtatataatcaCAGACTAATTAATGTCTCCCATGTGCTAGTTATAAAGCGATTACTTGCACATTCATTACAGGGCATCCTTCTGCACAGCTGTTCCATTGCACTGTAGAATAATAGTTCAGTGCTAGAATGAAAAGCAACAGTCGGGGCTTGCCTGTTTGTGAGAGCTAAACAAAatcctatgttttttttttatttttcagtggtttCAGAGTCATtattgaaatgctttgaaaaatgccCAAGGGTATTTCAATCTCCAGACCCACAACCTTAAAAAAGTAATATTGCAAacactagaattctaacaaagtTTCTTTAATTTAGTTGTGATTTATTCTAGTTTGTTAGCACAATAAGTGTTTAAAATGCAGTTAACTTGGCACAGTGCCATATAGCATGAAAGGTTGTAAGTAAGTGACAAATACTGCATTATTTATGACCACAACATGATACATATGATTCTTTATGCTTTTACACCAAGGGGACTCTGTAGTGATAAATAACATGTCAGATCAAACCACATGTGTACAAAGATGCTTGGGAATGTAGACGCTACGTTATCACACGTTTCTAAATTATACTTTTCAGCATCAAGCATTTTATGAAAACTGGGTGGCtttttaatttggaaacaaaTGCGGATTTACACTGAAAAGACATATTTACAATTACTTTGTTATTAATAGATACTTATTTCCAAAATGCCCCCTTACACCTTAATTTTGATTTCACCACTTTCCGCTGATGtctttttccctttgcctttatCTATCTATGTGTTGCTCCTTTACTGCAGCAATTATTCTCACTACCGCTCATTGTTGTCTTTCTGCCTCATGCTGCTGGGGAGTATAATTAATGTTATTCCTAATGGTTTTCTTGCCTGCAGAGTTTGGCCACTTGGGAGAATGAAAACAAGATCTATTGCAAACAAACTCTTATTGAGGGAGATGGCCCCAAAACATACTGGACTCGAGAATTAGCTAATGATGAGCTGATTTTGGTAAGAACCTTGAACCCCCAATACATGCACCACATTAACAGTTTTTTGCTACCATGTAGTATGACTTACTATTTTTCCTTACTTAAATCCA from Calonectris borealis chromosome 11, bCalBor7.hap1.2, whole genome shotgun sequence encodes the following:
- the CRABP1 gene encoding cellular retinoic acid-binding protein 1, with product MPNFAGTWKMRSSENFDELLKALGVNAMLRKVAVAAASKPHVEIRQDGDQFYIKTSTTVRTTEINFKIGESFEEETVDGRKCRSLATWENENKIYCKQTLIEGDGPKTYWTRELANDELILTFGADDVVCTRIYVRE